One Deltaproteobacteria bacterium DNA segment encodes these proteins:
- a CDS encoding MFS transporter: MIQRLFGNLQRDVLVLMTSRGIRAFAFSYLGVIFAIYLSQLGYSTVTVGLIISTAYGSSAVMTAVWGYLSDRYGRKKILMLLAVLTIVSNLIYIFFSHLIFIFAAVIIANVGAGGSGGGGQGGGPMNPVELALLAEKCTPEERNKVFSTNSFVGSIMGSLGALVSGLPHYLQQSWGWQPIASYKPLFVLTALFSVVLLLAYSTIEEHHVPQARVKKTATVRTRFGFVTRMSLLGMIDNLGAGMIGPLLSYWFFIRYGVELTSLGFMFFLSYLLAAMSFLAAPVIARRVGVVRTMAGSHGLASLLYLCLPLAPTFTVAAAMMVLRSFFAYMDNPLRSSFIMGVVRPEDRASAAGITTLSRHVPVSISPTLSAYMMQAFSLNVPIALGGFLQLAHDGIFYYLFRNVRPPEEQAKAAAA; encoded by the coding sequence ATGATCCAGCGCCTCTTCGGCAATCTGCAGCGCGATGTCCTCGTGCTCATGACTTCGCGCGGCATCCGCGCCTTCGCATTCTCCTATCTCGGCGTCATCTTCGCGATCTATCTCAGTCAGCTCGGCTACTCGACGGTCACCGTCGGCCTGATTATCTCCACCGCCTACGGCAGCAGCGCCGTCATGACCGCGGTTTGGGGTTATCTTTCGGATCGCTACGGCCGCAAAAAGATTCTTATGCTCTTGGCCGTGCTGACGATTGTCTCCAATTTGATTTACATTTTTTTCAGCCATCTAATTTTTATCTTTGCCGCGGTGATCATCGCCAACGTCGGCGCCGGCGGCTCAGGCGGCGGCGGCCAGGGCGGCGGGCCGATGAACCCGGTGGAGCTCGCGTTGCTAGCTGAAAAATGCACGCCGGAAGAACGCAATAAAGTTTTCAGCACCAACTCTTTTGTCGGCTCGATCATGGGCTCGTTGGGCGCGCTGGTCAGCGGCCTGCCGCATTATCTGCAACAGAGTTGGGGCTGGCAGCCGATCGCTTCCTACAAGCCGCTGTTTGTTCTAACCGCGCTTTTTAGCGTCGTCCTGCTGCTCGCCTACAGCACCATCGAAGAGCACCATGTGCCCCAGGCGCGGGTGAAAAAAACCGCCACCGTGCGCACCCGCTTCGGCTTCGTCACCAGGATGTCGCTCCTCGGTATGATCGACAATCTGGGCGCCGGCATGATCGGCCCGCTCTTGTCCTACTGGTTTTTCATTCGCTACGGCGTCGAGCTCACGTCGCTGGGCTTCATGTTTTTTCTCTCTTATTTGCTGGCCGCCATGTCCTTTCTTGCCGCGCCGGTCATCGCGCGCAGGGTCGGCGTGGTGCGCACCATGGCAGGGTCCCATGGCTTAGCCTCGCTGCTCTATCTTTGTCTGCCGCTGGCACCGACGTTTACCGTGGCTGCGGCCATGATGGTGCTGCGCTCGTTTTTCGCCTACATGGACAATCCGCTGCGCAGCTCTTTTATTATGGGTGTGGTCCGGCCCGAAGACCGCGCCTCAGCGGCAGGCATCACAACCCTGTCGCGTCACGTGCCGGTATCGATTAGCCCAACGCTGTCGGCCTACATGATGCAAGCGTTTTCGCTGAACGTCCCGATCGCCTTGGGTGGCTTTTTGCAGCTGGCCCATGACGGCATCTTCTACTATCTATTCCGCAATGTCCGGCCGCCCGAAGAACAGGCCAAAGCCGCAGCTGCGTGA
- a CDS encoding DUF1992 domain-containing protein: MPTRRFNPPTGAVGFIERLAEQRIQEAQRNGKFDNLAGKGRPLEIEDYSNLPEDLRMAYHVLKNARVLPPEAELMNDIHILEDLLKHVEDEGERQSLAKSLQWKMIRLDMMKRRSLDENSLRGYGRKLLAKFGRR, encoded by the coding sequence ATGCCTACCCGACGCTTCAACCCGCCCACTGGCGCCGTCGGCTTCATCGAACGGCTCGCCGAGCAGCGCATTCAAGAAGCCCAACGCAACGGCAAGTTCGACAACCTCGCCGGCAAGGGTAGACCCCTGGAGATCGAGGACTACAGCAATCTCCCGGAAGATTTGCGGATGGCCTATCACGTTCTCAAGAACGCCCGCGTCCTGCCGCCCGAAGCCGAACTGATGAATGACATCCACATCCTCGAAGATCTGCTCAAGCATGTCGAAGACGAGGGCGAGCGCCAATCGCTAGCCAAAAGCCTGCAATGGAAGATGATCCGCCTCGATATGATGAAGCGGCGCTCGCTCGACGAGAACAGCTTGCGCGGCTACGGGCGCAAGCTGTTGGCGAAGTTTGGTCGGAGATAA
- a CDS encoding DUF1152 domain-containing protein has product MKATTTSESLEDLIRASKRVLVIGVGGGGDVVGALAAARFLEFCGLEFSLGGLSWERNVYDPIPGPRKLSETRNVKPLHEFAWLANAQSQTSTGVPFAEAKMAAVLSREALLVDINGGAAGVVAGLEVAMKELKTDFLVGLDVGGDSLAQGHEPGLRSPLADSIMLAAFAELERRGHRTIWSVFGYGSDGELSVDEIELALAQLAKADGLLGAWSLTPKIAAELTEVIKTVPTEASAIPVECFHGAWGERQIRRGERSLKMTPLTALTFFMSTAKLYATLARPAHAVRPSTSLDQANDALHAIGIRTELDYEREYYEKNRAK; this is encoded by the coding sequence ATGAAAGCAACAACAACCAGCGAATCTCTTGAAGATCTCATCCGCGCTTCCAAGCGCGTCCTCGTTATCGGTGTCGGCGGTGGCGGCGACGTGGTCGGCGCGCTAGCCGCCGCACGTTTTTTGGAATTCTGCGGCCTGGAATTTTCCCTCGGCGGCCTTTCCTGGGAGCGCAACGTTTACGATCCGATTCCTGGGCCACGCAAGCTGAGCGAAACCCGCAACGTAAAACCGCTGCATGAATTTGCCTGGCTCGCCAACGCGCAGAGTCAAACCAGCACCGGGGTTCCCTTCGCCGAAGCGAAGATGGCAGCGGTGCTAAGTCGCGAAGCACTGCTCGTCGACATCAACGGCGGCGCCGCGGGAGTAGTCGCGGGGCTCGAAGTGGCGATGAAAGAATTAAAGACCGACTTCTTGGTCGGCCTCGACGTCGGCGGCGATTCGCTGGCGCAAGGGCATGAGCCCGGTTTGCGCAGCCCGTTGGCGGACTCGATCATGCTTGCCGCGTTCGCGGAGCTGGAAAGGCGCGGTCACCGGACGATCTGGAGTGTGTTCGGCTACGGCAGCGACGGCGAGTTGAGCGTCGACGAAATCGAGTTAGCGTTGGCCCAATTGGCCAAAGCGGATGGACTGCTGGGCGCCTGGTCGCTGACGCCAAAGATCGCCGCCGAACTTACTGAGGTCATCAAGACTGTGCCCACCGAAGCGAGCGCCATTCCGGTCGAGTGTTTTCACGGTGCCTGGGGCGAACGACAGATTCGCCGCGGCGAACGAAGCCTCAAAATGACGCCCCTGACGGCGCTGACTTTCTTCATGTCAACCGCGAAACTTTATGCTACATTGGCCCGGCCCGCTCACGCCGTGCGCCCGAGCACGTCACTGGATCAAGCCAACGACGCCCTCCACGCCATCGGCATCCGCACCGAGTTGGATTACGAGCGCGAGTACTACGAAAAGAACCGAGCTAAATGA
- a CDS encoding MFS transporter: MNLLAELHRDAKLLMASRGIRAFAFSYLNVVFAIYLDRLGYSTITIGVIFSVAYLSGALLTAVWGYLSDRYGRRKILMLLAVLTIVSNAIFVFFSSLFFILLAVIIANVGAGGSGGGGSGGGPFNPVEEALLAEKCRPENRNQIFAFNSFVGSVMGSLGALAAGLPQYLQEKWSWDAVASYKPLFIFTILFSVVLLLVYSKISEQVQVRTAEKKISKATGVFVTKMSILAFVDNFGAGLAGSLVAYWFFLRFGVELKSLGFMFFIANFLAALSFLSAPIIARYIGIVRTMAFSHGLASIIYLSIPFAPTFFSAAVLLSIRSYFAYMDNPLRASFTMAMVQSNERGSAAGVTSLARVVPFGISPTIATYLMQSGLLALPLFIGGGLQLVNDVAFFLMFRHVKPPEEMNPK, from the coding sequence ATGAACCTCCTCGCTGAGCTACACCGCGACGCCAAGCTGTTGATGGCCTCGCGCGGCATCCGCGCCTTCGCCTTCTCCTATCTCAACGTCGTTTTCGCGATCTATCTCGACCGCTTGGGCTACTCGACCATCACCATCGGCGTCATCTTTTCGGTTGCGTATCTGAGCGGCGCTTTGCTGACGGCGGTCTGGGGCTATCTGTCCGACCGCTATGGCCGGCGAAAAATTCTCATGCTGCTCGCCGTGCTGACGATCGTCTCCAACGCGATATTTGTCTTCTTTAGCAGCCTGTTTTTTATCTTGTTGGCCGTAATCATCGCCAACGTCGGCGCCGGCGGATCGGGTGGCGGCGGCTCCGGCGGCGGGCCGTTCAACCCAGTCGAAGAAGCCCTGCTCGCGGAGAAATGCCGGCCGGAAAATCGCAATCAGATCTTCGCCTTCAACTCCTTCGTCGGCTCGGTCATGGGCTCGCTCGGCGCTTTGGCGGCGGGCTTGCCGCAGTATCTGCAAGAAAAATGGTCCTGGGACGCGGTGGCTTCCTACAAGCCGCTGTTCATTTTCACGATCCTTTTTAGCGTCGTGCTGCTGTTGGTCTACAGCAAGATCAGCGAACAAGTGCAGGTGCGCACCGCCGAGAAAAAAATCTCCAAGGCTACCGGCGTCTTCGTCACCAAGATGTCGATCCTCGCCTTCGTCGATAACTTCGGCGCAGGCTTAGCCGGCTCGCTGGTGGCCTATTGGTTTTTTCTGCGCTTCGGCGTCGAGCTCAAATCCCTTGGCTTCATGTTTTTCATCGCAAATTTTTTGGCCGCCCTATCGTTCCTCAGCGCGCCGATCATTGCCCGCTACATCGGCATCGTGCGCACCATGGCCTTTTCCCACGGCCTGGCTTCGATCATTTATCTTTCCATCCCCTTCGCGCCGACATTCTTTAGCGCCGCAGTCTTGTTGTCGATCCGTTCCTACTTCGCCTACATGGACAATCCGCTGCGCGCTTCGTTCACCATGGCCATGGTGCAGTCAAACGAGCGCGGCTCGGCAGCCGGGGTCACCAGTCTCGCGCGCGTGGTCCCGTTTGGCATTAGCCCAACCATCGCGACCTATCTGATGCAAAGCGGCCTACTGGCCCTTCCCTTGTTCATCGGCGGCGGGTTACAATTGGTCAACGATGTGGCGTTCTTCTTGATGTTCCGCCATGTGAAACCGCCGGAAGAAATGAACCCGAAATAA
- a CDS encoding iron ABC transporter permease — MTSRIRGLFSGGTSPALLSLAALPMAVILVLVIAMFWVSVQKGALGTPSAVYTLTNYSAVFGDPFVVSVVVNTLIFTISATLVALAIGLPIAWLVERTTLPGKTFLYAIMTLGLLIPGIYTAMGWTLIAHPRIGLLNRWLVDLFGLDDGPINIATPIGMGFVQGLSLAALAFILTSQMFRAMNPSLEEAARVHGMGYGKIIRRVTLPLARPGILAAVIYIFTIGIATFDIPAILGLGNRVYLLSTFIYLKVHPQGAGLPEYGITGVVGAFMIVVAGMLTLWYGQVLRQGHRFEVVTGKGYKPALIPLGRWSIFAWALILGYALISKLIPLLLIAYAALMPYFVPPSLEAMQQFSMTHFYGMDWELVSRGLKNTVVLVAVVPLAVLLLAFTISWLIVRSRSRVRYLLEFGAFLPQALPEVILAIGALLLALFVIGKNVPLYGSVWIIAIVYIVARLAFATRALNGSLLQIHRELEEAAFVSGLSTARTAWRVLFPLIRPTLFSVWIWTALLVYRELTAAVFLAVHDNITLPAVIWSYWFSGSINKASAVTLLMTLVLAPLIFIAWWFGRRSQVSLN; from the coding sequence ATGACCTCCCGCATTCGCGGTCTTTTCAGCGGCGGTACTTCCCCGGCGCTGCTCTCGCTCGCCGCCCTGCCGATGGCGGTAATCCTTGTGCTGGTCATCGCCATGTTCTGGGTCAGTGTGCAAAAAGGCGCCCTCGGCACACCGAGCGCGGTCTATACGCTCACCAACTACAGCGCAGTCTTTGGCGATCCCTTTGTTGTCAGCGTGGTTGTCAACACCCTGATCTTTACCATCAGCGCAACGCTGGTGGCCTTAGCCATCGGTCTACCGATCGCCTGGTTGGTGGAGCGCACGACGCTGCCGGGGAAAACTTTTCTCTATGCGATCATGACGCTGGGCTTATTGATCCCAGGTATCTATACGGCCATGGGCTGGACGCTGATCGCCCATCCGCGCATCGGTCTGTTAAACCGCTGGTTGGTCGATCTTTTTGGTCTCGACGACGGGCCGATCAATATCGCCACGCCCATCGGCATGGGCTTTGTCCAAGGTCTGAGCCTGGCCGCCCTCGCCTTCATTCTAACTTCCCAAATGTTTCGCGCCATGAATCCGTCGCTGGAAGAAGCGGCGCGCGTGCACGGCATGGGCTATGGCAAAATTATTCGGCGCGTGACATTGCCGCTGGCGCGGCCAGGCATTCTTGCTGCAGTGATCTATATTTTCACCATCGGCATCGCCACATTCGACATCCCGGCGATACTCGGCCTGGGCAATCGTGTCTACCTGCTCAGCACCTTTATCTATCTGAAAGTCCACCCCCAGGGCGCTGGCTTGCCAGAATACGGCATCACCGGTGTGGTCGGCGCTTTCATGATCGTTGTCGCAGGCATGCTGACTCTCTGGTACGGCCAAGTGCTGCGCCAAGGCCATCGCTTCGAAGTCGTCACCGGCAAAGGCTACAAGCCGGCGCTGATTCCGCTCGGGCGCTGGTCGATCTTCGCCTGGGCTTTGATTCTTGGATACGCTCTCATCTCCAAGCTCATCCCGCTCCTGCTCATCGCCTACGCCGCGCTCATGCCCTACTTCGTGCCGCCGTCGCTCGAAGCGATGCAGCAGTTTTCCATGACCCACTTTTACGGCATGGATTGGGAGCTGGTTTCGCGCGGGCTAAAAAACACGGTGGTGTTGGTGGCGGTCGTGCCGCTGGCGGTTTTACTGTTGGCCTTCACGATTTCTTGGCTGATCGTGCGCTCGCGCAGCCGGGTCCGCTATCTGCTCGAGTTCGGCGCGTTCCTACCCCAGGCGCTGCCGGAAGTAATTCTCGCGATTGGCGCACTGCTCTTGGCGCTGTTCGTGATTGGCAAGAACGTGCCGCTCTATGGCTCGGTGTGGATTATCGCCATCGTCTATATCGTCGCACGCTTGGCTTTCGCGACCCGCGCGCTCAACGGCTCGTTATTGCAAATCCACCGTGAGTTGGAAGAAGCAGCGTTTGTCTCGGGCCTGTCGACGGCGCGCACCGCTTGGCGTGTGCTGTTTCCGCTGATTCGCCCAACGCTATTTTCAGTTTGGATCTGGACGGCGCTGTTGGTTTACCGCGAACTGACCGCCGCGGTTTTTCTCGCCGTGCACGACAACATCACGCTGCCGGCGGTGATCTGGAGCTACTGGTTCAGCGGCAGTATCAACAAAGCATCGGCCGTGACTTTGCTCATGACCCTCGTGCTCGCACCGCTGATCTTTATTGCCTGGTGGTTCGGCCGGCGCAGCCAAGTCTCGCTCAACTAG
- a CDS encoding extracellular solute-binding protein — protein MGGFMKVVRVLAGALSLLTLASYARAATLAELIEGAKKEGVLRGQWGQASFGGSEGFKEIVSAMNKKYKTDIKGQYTPGPDMQALMLRVIQENAAGQPASTDVYLGNAQAMLDGLNAKVMRPTTYNQFIQDKPATEGKFNPIAADGTHVAFATAVVGVQYNTNFVKGNDIPKKIEDVLNPKWKGKIASTPYAAGIREFATPDFLGREKVVDFTRKLSKQIAGLMRCGEVERITSGEFIMLAFTCGGNDVNVARRTGAPVGHAVMEEGTVLHMRYAAIPKNSRSPNAAGLFIHFLMSAEGQELLWRMDGLDLHLFPGSQTKRELDRVRAAKGKVIINSPEWLASFKDYTAIQKELENILRQK, from the coding sequence ATGGGAGGTTTTATGAAGGTCGTTAGAGTTTTGGCAGGCGCGCTAAGCCTACTCACGCTGGCATCTTATGCTCGGGCAGCCACTTTGGCTGAGCTGATCGAAGGCGCCAAGAAAGAAGGCGTGCTGCGCGGTCAGTGGGGACAGGCGAGCTTTGGCGGCAGCGAAGGCTTCAAAGAGATCGTCTCCGCTATGAACAAGAAATACAAGACCGATATCAAAGGTCAGTACACCCCGGGCCCTGACATGCAGGCGCTCATGCTGCGCGTGATCCAAGAAAACGCCGCGGGACAACCCGCTAGCACCGACGTTTATCTGGGCAACGCCCAGGCGATGCTCGACGGCTTGAACGCCAAGGTCATGAGGCCGACGACCTACAATCAATTTATTCAAGACAAGCCGGCCACCGAAGGCAAGTTCAACCCGATCGCGGCGGACGGCACCCACGTGGCCTTTGCCACCGCCGTCGTCGGCGTGCAGTACAACACCAACTTCGTCAAGGGCAATGACATTCCGAAAAAGATCGAAGATGTGTTGAACCCCAAATGGAAAGGCAAGATCGCCTCGACGCCTTATGCTGCCGGCATCCGTGAGTTTGCCACGCCGGATTTTCTCGGCCGCGAAAAGGTCGTCGACTTTACCCGCAAGCTCTCCAAACAGATCGCCGGTCTGATGCGCTGCGGCGAAGTCGAGCGCATCACCAGCGGCGAGTTCATCATGCTGGCCTTTACCTGCGGCGGCAACGACGTCAACGTCGCGCGCCGCACCGGCGCGCCGGTGGGCCATGCAGTCATGGAAGAAGGCACCGTGCTGCACATGCGCTACGCGGCCATACCGAAAAACTCTCGCTCGCCCAACGCCGCCGGCCTGTTTATTCATTTCCTGATGAGCGCCGAGGGCCAGGAACTGCTCTGGCGCATGGACGGTTTGGACTTGCACCTTTTCCCCGGCTCCCAGACCAAGCGCGAGCTCGATCGCGTGCGCGCTGCCAAGGGCAAGGTGATCATCAACTCGCCCGAGTGGCTGGCGTCGTTCAAGGACTACACGGCGATCCAGAAGGAGTTGGAAAACATACTGAGGCAGAAGTAG
- a CDS encoding alpha/beta fold hydrolase produces MPYTNSNGVKIYYEISGEGFPFVMVHANPFDHNLWMYQIAHFSTYFKVVGIDIRGYGRSDKPETPFSLAQMADDVLAVCRDLNIKEAILGGVSVGSGMALLLGLDHPEMFKAIILVGGSSGPGGSIDERIRGYTKDGIAQYHIKHLRELVAPEFADSKLGRYLLNTFVERDPWLSGESIGQIFRARGGLDMTPRLPTMKVPTLVVNGEYDNSLAGGKKTASLIPGAVHKVLPKTGHACNIEDPATFDGFVVDFLRANNLMPSRPS; encoded by the coding sequence ATGCCTTACACCAATTCCAACGGCGTCAAAATCTATTACGAAATCTCCGGCGAGGGCTTCCCGTTTGTGATGGTCCACGCCAACCCCTTCGACCACAATTTGTGGATGTACCAGATCGCCCACTTCTCGACCTACTTCAAAGTGGTCGGCATCGACATTCGCGGCTACGGGCGCTCGGATAAACCGGAGACACCCTTCTCGTTGGCGCAAATGGCCGACGACGTGCTGGCGGTTTGCCGCGATTTGAATATCAAAGAGGCGATCCTCGGCGGTGTCAGCGTTGGCTCGGGCATGGCGCTGCTGCTCGGACTCGATCACCCCGAAATGTTCAAAGCGATCATTCTGGTCGGCGGCAGCAGCGGCCCCGGCGGTTCCATCGACGAGCGCATTCGCGGCTATACCAAAGACGGCATCGCACAGTATCACATCAAACACCTGCGCGAGTTGGTGGCACCGGAATTTGCCGATTCCAAGCTCGGCAGGTATCTGCTCAACACCTTTGTCGAGCGCGACCCATGGTTGTCGGGCGAATCCATCGGCCAGATCTTTCGCGCCCGCGGCGGCCTCGACATGACGCCGCGTTTGCCTACCATGAAAGTGCCAACGCTGGTGGTCAACGGCGAGTACGACAATTCACTCGCCGGCGGCAAGAAAACCGCCTCGCTGATTCCCGGCGCAGTGCACAAAGTGCTGCCCAAGACCGGCCACGCCTGTAACATCGAAGACCCGGCGACATTCGATGGCTTTGTTGTCGATTTTCTGCGGGCGAATAATCTCATGCCTTCGCGACCGTCGTAG
- a CDS encoding ABC transporter substrate-binding protein yields the protein MGKRLGIFCLVMLCWPTIPVSGQELQKIRISYSSRSNSTTVYQVALARGFFKEEGLDPEMIQMNPRLGGLAVMNGDIEFTTTFGSTLRGIVSGLPIKFAAISVRKTDHFLITKPEIKSVQELRGKRLGISTLFGTDQLAAEDMMRSKGFDPSSMQAVALGDAPVRVQALRSGLVEAIAMNAPHDMALMKSGYNVLAGPQDLRRSLPLAGLALKDSLLKEKPAMIKRTLRAVLKAHRFIFDNKQETTRVMMQWLSQPPEVAARSYDLALLFLSRNGEIPDADMELLTEKKRPLDEVRDYTLLREAQKELGMR from the coding sequence ATGGGTAAACGGCTCGGTATTTTCTGTCTGGTCATGCTTTGCTGGCCAACGATCCCTGTCTCTGGCCAGGAGTTACAGAAGATTCGCATTTCCTATTCTAGTCGGAGCAATTCGACGACGGTTTATCAAGTTGCCCTCGCCCGCGGTTTCTTCAAGGAAGAGGGGCTCGATCCGGAGATGATCCAGATGAATCCGCGCTTGGGCGGCCTGGCAGTCATGAACGGCGACATCGAATTCACCACCACCTTCGGAAGCACCCTGCGCGGCATCGTCAGCGGTCTGCCGATCAAGTTTGCCGCTATCTCGGTGCGCAAGACCGATCACTTCTTGATCACCAAGCCGGAGATCAAATCGGTGCAGGAGCTGCGCGGCAAACGGCTTGGTATTTCGACGTTGTTTGGCACCGACCAATTGGCTGCCGAAGACATGATGCGCAGTAAGGGCTTTGACCCGAGCTCGATGCAGGCGGTGGCGCTCGGCGACGCGCCGGTGCGGGTGCAAGCGCTGCGCTCGGGACTGGTCGAAGCCATCGCCATGAACGCGCCCCACGACATGGCGCTGATGAAAAGCGGCTACAACGTCCTCGCCGGGCCGCAGGACCTCAGGCGCTCATTGCCCTTGGCCGGCCTGGCACTGAAAGACAGTCTGCTCAAGGAAAAGCCGGCGATGATCAAGCGCACGCTGCGCGCCGTGCTGAAGGCGCACCGATTTATTTTCGACAACAAGCAAGAGACCACGCGCGTAATGATGCAGTGGCTCAGCCAGCCGCCCGAGGTGGCGGCGCGCTCCTACGACCTGGCCCTGTTGTTTCTATCGCGCAACGGCGAGATTCCCGACGCCGACATGGAGCTCCTCACCGAAAAAAAACGGCCGTTGGACGAAGTGCGCGATTACACTCTTTTGCGCGAGGCGCAAAAAGAGCTCGGCATGCGCTAA
- a CDS encoding isochorismatase family protein, with product MAADFEDHCWKDIVTPEILTTYVPYHRETYIGQRPALLAIDLYNLAYEGGAKYPHELVDTYKSSCGIYAHQAIKPTEELFALARSLKIPVFYTTTETRKEAKPDYIYATNRQRVKIDPEAFEIKEEFKPQQGDVVIFKERASGFFGTPLVAHLTQLGCDSLIVCGESTSGCVRASCVDGYSLGYHVSIVEECVFDRSILSHKVNLFDMHHKYTDVMKLDEVKEKIKQERPRAKN from the coding sequence ATGGCCGCTGATTTCGAAGATCATTGTTGGAAAGACATCGTCACGCCGGAGATACTGACAACCTACGTCCCCTATCACCGTGAAACCTACATCGGCCAGCGCCCCGCGCTGTTGGCCATCGACCTTTATAATCTCGCCTACGAAGGCGGCGCCAAATATCCGCACGAGCTGGTCGATACCTACAAGAGCTCCTGCGGCATCTACGCGCACCAGGCGATCAAACCAACAGAGGAATTGTTCGCCCTGGCACGCTCGCTGAAGATTCCCGTTTTCTATACGACAACGGAGACCCGCAAAGAGGCCAAGCCGGATTACATCTACGCGACCAACCGCCAGCGGGTGAAGATCGACCCCGAAGCCTTCGAGATCAAAGAAGAGTTCAAGCCGCAGCAAGGCGACGTGGTGATTTTTAAAGAACGCGCCAGCGGCTTTTTCGGCACGCCGTTAGTTGCCCACTTGACTCAGCTCGGCTGCGACAGCCTGATCGTCTGCGGCGAGAGCACCAGCGGCTGCGTGCGCGCCAGCTGCGTCGACGGCTATTCGCTCGGCTATCATGTGTCGATCGTCGAAGAATGCGTCTTCGACCGCAGCATCCTGTCGCACAAAGTGAACCTGTTCGACATGCATCACAAGTATACTGACGTGATGAAACTCGACGAAGTCAAAGAGAAGATCAAGCAGGAACGGCCAAGGGCGAAGAACTAA
- a CDS encoding ABC transporter ATP-binding protein, with the protein MISIRRLQKRFTVSDGVVAAIQSLDLEIAEGELFVIVGASGSGKTTLLRCIAGLEVPDGGAIAIGGKTVSSDQPPVWIPPQQRGLGMVFQSYAVWPHLTVSENIALPLAEGAQRIPKSEVASRVKEALRLVQLEEQADRPATLLSGGQQQRVALARAIAVSSKLLLMDEPLSNLDARLREDVRGRIRDLAKQLHSTVLYVTHDQIEAMAIADKIALMQAGELLQVGTPAEIYHKPKSADVADFFGSVNWLDGEILERGMVASPIGKLRIETSSVYGKQIKLGFRPESLLIANGAATDNTFVGKITSSTFLGDQFTFNAEVNGQLLWGKNRSLPQSNDGVLRFRVEPADIMVFAR; encoded by the coding sequence ATGATTTCGATCCGCCGTCTGCAAAAACGTTTTACGGTCAGCGACGGCGTCGTGGCGGCGATCCAATCCCTCGATCTGGAAATCGCCGAGGGCGAGCTGTTCGTCATCGTCGGCGCCAGTGGTTCGGGCAAGACTACTCTATTGCGCTGTATCGCCGGGCTCGAAGTGCCGGACGGCGGCGCGATCGCCATCGGCGGCAAAACGGTTTCATCGGATCAGCCGCCCGTCTGGATACCGCCGCAGCAGCGCGGCTTGGGGATGGTGTTTCAGTCCTACGCCGTTTGGCCCCATCTCACCGTCTCTGAAAACATCGCCTTGCCGTTGGCCGAAGGAGCGCAGCGCATCCCGAAGAGCGAAGTTGCCAGCCGAGTAAAAGAAGCGTTGCGCCTAGTGCAGCTCGAAGAACAAGCCGACCGTCCGGCGACGCTTTTAAGCGGCGGCCAGCAACAGCGCGTCGCCTTGGCGCGCGCCATCGCCGTCAGCTCGAAGTTATTGTTGATGGACGAGCCGCTCAGCAACCTCGACGCGCGTCTGCGCGAGGACGTGCGCGGCCGCATTCGCGACCTCGCCAAGCAGCTTCATTCGACGGTCCTCTACGTCACCCACGATCAGATCGAAGCGATGGCGATTGCCGATAAGATCGCCCTCATGCAAGCGGGAGAGCTTTTGCAAGTCGGCACGCCGGCCGAGATCTATCACAAGCCTAAGAGCGCCGATGTCGCCGATTTCTTCGGCTCGGTCAACTGGCTCGACGGCGAGATCCTCGAGCGAGGCATGGTCGCGTCGCCCATCGGCAAACTAAGAATTGAAACTTCAAGCGTTTACGGAAAGCAAATTAAACTCGGCTTTCGCCCGGAATCGTTGTTGATCGCCAACGGTGCCGCCACCGACAACACGTTCGTTGGCAAGATTACTTCGAGCACATTTCTCGGCGATCAGTTCACTTTCAACGCCGAAGTGAATGGCCAGCTGCTCTGGGGCAAGAACCGCTCCTTGCCGCAGTCTAACGACGGTGTGCTGAGGTTTCGAGTCGAACCGGCGGATATTATGGTCTTTGCACGTTAA